From a region of the Spelaeicoccus albus genome:
- a CDS encoding Na(+)/H(+) antiporter subunit C gives MNASLALLVLVAILVACGTYLLLDRSLTRVLLGTLLIGNGVNVLVLMMGGYPGSAPIVQGGHLSTDGMSDPLPQALILTAIVITFGISAFILAMIYRSWRLAREDVVADDEGDVRIAEEALAEGTSGGEASTGDEDYTDTEFGAATAAGRGDGA, from the coding sequence ATGAACGCGTCGCTTGCCCTGCTCGTCCTTGTCGCGATCCTCGTGGCCTGCGGCACCTATCTGCTGCTCGATCGGTCGCTGACCCGCGTCCTGCTCGGCACGTTGCTGATCGGCAACGGAGTCAACGTCCTGGTGCTGATGATGGGCGGCTATCCCGGATCGGCGCCGATAGTGCAGGGCGGGCACCTCAGCACCGATGGAATGAGCGACCCGCTCCCGCAAGCGCTCATCCTGACGGCGATCGTCATCACCTTCGGCATCAGCGCGTTCATTCTGGCAATGATCTACAGGTCGTGGCGGCTGGCGCGCGAAGACGTCGTCGCCGACGACGAAGGCGATGTCCGGATCGCCGAAGAAGCACTTGCCGAGGGCACGTCCGGGGGCGAGGCAAGTACCGGCGACGAGGACTATACCGATACCGAATTCGGTGCCGCGACGGCCGCCGGAAGGGGTGACGGCGCATGA
- a CDS encoding response regulator transcription factor yields the protein MRAADPSQPVVLLADDEPDVRNAVAPFLGRSGFTVIEAADGLLALDGIERHRPDVVVLDVLMPGADGREVLRRLRRSENWVPVLLLTQVGEAVERAMALEEGADDYLNKPFDPHELVARVRAVLRRTGGGPPIATASKLESSGGLVLDRVGRRAWAGPKEVILTPKAFTLLEYLMTHPDELVERTRLLEVLWGFDDMVGTRAVDTRVAELRRVLGDDPGDPQWIATVQGRGYRFVAEVRGADDKQPGR from the coding sequence ATGAGAGCAGCTGACCCGAGCCAGCCGGTCGTTCTCCTGGCCGACGACGAACCCGACGTCCGCAACGCCGTCGCCCCATTCCTGGGGCGTAGTGGATTCACCGTCATCGAGGCCGCCGACGGTCTGCTGGCCCTTGACGGCATCGAACGCCATCGTCCGGACGTGGTCGTGCTCGACGTGCTGATGCCCGGCGCGGACGGGCGGGAAGTGCTTCGCCGGTTGCGGCGCAGCGAGAACTGGGTGCCGGTTCTGCTCCTGACCCAGGTCGGTGAGGCGGTGGAGCGGGCCATGGCCTTGGAAGAAGGCGCCGACGACTATCTCAACAAACCGTTCGACCCGCACGAGCTGGTCGCCCGCGTGCGCGCCGTCCTGCGCCGTACCGGCGGCGGCCCGCCGATAGCCACGGCGTCCAAACTGGAAAGCAGCGGCGGCCTCGTGCTCGACCGCGTCGGCCGCCGGGCGTGGGCCGGACCGAAGGAAGTCATCCTCACGCCAAAGGCGTTCACGCTGCTCGAATACCTGATGACGCATCCGGACGAACTCGTCGAGCGCACCCGGCTCCTGGAAGTGCTGTGGGGTTTCGACGACATGGTCGGCACGCGGGCCGTCGATACGCGGGTGGCCGAGTTGCGCCGAGTACTCGGCGACGACCCGGGCGATCCGCAATGGATCGCGACGGTGCAAGGACGCGGCTACCGGTTCGTCGCCGAAGTGCGCGGCGCCGACGACAAGCAGCCGGGCCGATGA
- a CDS encoding MFS transporter encodes MSSASTEAPHAPIVSLVPARMDRLPWTRFHWSVIVGLGISWILDGLEIQIVSAAGYQQTLHMTSTEVGLTGTVYLVGEVVGALVFGRMSDSLGRRKLFILTLAIYLAGSGIAGFSFSLWFLLIFRFIAGMGIGGEYSAINSAIDELIPSKYRGRVDIAVNGTYWGGAAIGAAANLALLNHDLIPQDWGWRIGFFIGPVLGLFIIYLRRHIPESPRWLMTHGYEQQAEKTVDEIEARIRAEGRTLPEVPMEKAMSVEPTKSIPFRQLAHVFIVKYPKRTVLGLVMMITQSFLYNAIFFTYALVLENFYGVSVSHTGYYFFPFAIGNLVGPLVLGPLFDTIGRRKMIFATYGIAGVVLAVSAYLFSIDAMTATVQTIFWCVSFFFASAGASSAYLTVSEIFPLELRGQAISYFFAIAQIAGAVAPVLYGHMVGDGSSRGPLTFGYYLGAGIMIIGGIVALLIGVNAEGQSLEDVADPLTKAKTPPDGGGAGPTTPPPSR; translated from the coding sequence GTGAGCAGCGCATCAACCGAAGCACCGCACGCACCAATAGTCAGCCTGGTCCCGGCACGGATGGACAGGTTGCCGTGGACGAGATTCCACTGGTCTGTCATCGTCGGGCTCGGGATCTCCTGGATTCTCGACGGCCTGGAAATCCAGATCGTCTCGGCCGCCGGCTACCAGCAGACGTTGCACATGACGTCGACGGAAGTCGGACTGACCGGCACCGTCTATCTGGTGGGCGAGGTCGTCGGGGCCTTGGTATTTGGCAGAATGTCGGACAGCCTCGGACGGCGCAAGCTTTTCATCCTGACGCTCGCCATCTATTTGGCCGGCAGCGGCATCGCGGGCTTTTCGTTCTCGCTGTGGTTCCTGCTGATCTTCCGGTTCATCGCCGGCATGGGCATCGGCGGCGAATACAGCGCCATCAACTCCGCAATCGACGAGCTGATTCCGTCGAAGTATCGAGGCCGCGTCGATATCGCCGTCAACGGCACGTATTGGGGCGGCGCGGCGATCGGCGCCGCAGCAAACCTTGCCCTCCTCAACCATGACCTGATTCCGCAGGATTGGGGATGGCGGATCGGCTTCTTCATCGGCCCGGTCCTCGGATTGTTCATCATCTATCTGCGTCGGCACATCCCCGAGAGTCCGCGGTGGCTGATGACGCACGGGTATGAGCAACAAGCCGAGAAGACCGTCGATGAAATCGAGGCACGAATCCGCGCCGAGGGCCGCACGTTACCCGAGGTGCCAATGGAAAAGGCCATGTCGGTCGAGCCGACCAAGAGCATCCCGTTCAGGCAGCTCGCACACGTGTTCATCGTCAAATACCCGAAACGCACGGTTCTCGGCCTCGTCATGATGATCACGCAGTCGTTCCTCTACAACGCAATCTTCTTCACCTACGCGCTGGTGCTGGAGAACTTTTACGGCGTCAGCGTCAGCCACACCGGCTACTATTTCTTCCCGTTCGCCATCGGAAATCTGGTCGGACCTCTGGTACTAGGCCCTCTTTTCGACACCATCGGCAGACGCAAGATGATTTTCGCGACGTACGGTATCGCCGGCGTCGTCCTGGCTGTGTCGGCGTACCTTTTCAGCATCGATGCCATGACGGCGACGGTGCAGACGATTTTCTGGTGTGTCTCGTTCTTCTTCGCCTCGGCGGGCGCGTCATCGGCCTACCTGACCGTCAGTGAAATTTTCCCGCTGGAACTGCGTGGGCAGGCTATCTCGTACTTCTTTGCCATCGCGCAGATCGCCGGGGCCGTAGCGCCGGTTTTGTACGGTCACATGGTCGGCGACGGCAGCAGCCGCGGCCCGTTGACGTTCGGGTATTACCTCGGCGCCGGGATCATGATCATCGGCGGAATCGTCGCACTCCTGATCGGTGTCAACGCCGAGGGCCAATCGCTCGAGGACGTCGCCGATCCGCTGACGAAGGCGAAAACTCCACCGGACGGCGGCGGTGCGGGTCCGACGACCCCGCCACCGAGTCGATAG
- a CDS encoding sensor histidine kinase gives MSDFFTSALIVRTDLWLAAVMLIVVILVIAAVVVAFVRQRRNARREAERRAAQAAAAEREEASIRRSRMLIRLDHELKNPLTALRSGAATLRDVLTVDGPADGDEMDAALKVVGSSSRRIARLLADLRKLADIETRDIDFTRVPIGALVEQAVDDARTGPGAEERTLVATVAKAPWPVSDVSGEEDMLFSAVLNLIGNALKYSRPGDTVEIRATELDDAQSRWVSIEVADTGIGIPSTEHAAVFDELARGRSGQVRAVAGSGMGLALVRAIVARHGGTVSLTSQEGEGTSVRMLLPALSPADP, from the coding sequence ATGAGCGACTTCTTCACTTCGGCGCTGATCGTCCGTACCGACCTGTGGCTTGCGGCAGTGATGCTCATTGTCGTAATCCTGGTCATCGCCGCCGTCGTCGTGGCGTTCGTGCGGCAGCGCCGCAACGCCCGCCGCGAAGCCGAGCGGCGCGCCGCGCAGGCCGCAGCGGCCGAACGCGAAGAGGCGTCGATCCGTCGTAGCCGGATGCTGATCCGGCTCGATCACGAGCTGAAGAACCCGCTGACTGCCCTGCGCTCCGGGGCCGCGACGCTTCGGGACGTCTTGACGGTCGACGGCCCGGCGGACGGCGACGAGATGGACGCGGCGCTGAAAGTCGTCGGGTCGTCGTCCCGCCGCATTGCACGCTTACTGGCGGACCTGCGCAAACTGGCGGACATCGAAACCCGCGACATCGACTTCACGCGCGTGCCGATCGGTGCGCTTGTCGAACAAGCCGTCGACGACGCGCGGACCGGGCCGGGAGCCGAGGAGCGCACCCTCGTTGCCACGGTGGCGAAAGCTCCGTGGCCGGTATCGGACGTGTCCGGTGAAGAGGACATGTTGTTCAGCGCCGTGCTGAACCTGATCGGCAATGCGCTGAAATACTCGCGCCCCGGCGACACCGTCGAGATCCGCGCTACCGAGCTGGACGACGCGCAGTCGCGGTGGGTGTCGATCGAGGTGGCCGATACCGGGATCGGCATTCCGTCGACCGAACACGCGGCCGTCTTTGACGAACTGGCCCGCGGTCGAAGCGGCCAAGTGCGCGCCGTCGCGGGCTCGGGAATGGGGCTGGCCCTCGTCCGTGCCATAGTCGCCAGGCACGGCGGAACCGTGTCACTGACCAGCCAAGAAGGTGAGGGAACGTCGGTGCGAATGCTGCTTCCGGCGCTTTCGCCGGCCGATCCGTGA
- a CDS encoding flavin reductase family protein, with protein MDTSDVSTIDPGHVGEADKDRFRTLSSSMAQGTAVVTAIHQGHDYASPVTAYLSVSYDPPTLLISLYADGRIAEAVESADRWTLSLLNAEQKSVADWLAAPGSPLHGLLRPVPHVRPRPGAPVIIDKALAWFEVETTAIHPAATHLLVVGEVRAMGRTVPPDAVRHPLLRFDGRYRRLD; from the coding sequence ATGGACACTTCCGACGTCTCGACTATCGACCCCGGCCACGTCGGCGAGGCCGACAAGGACCGTTTTCGCACTTTGAGCTCGAGCATGGCGCAAGGCACTGCGGTGGTCACTGCCATACACCAGGGTCATGACTATGCCTCGCCGGTGACCGCTTACCTGTCCGTCTCGTACGATCCGCCGACGCTCTTGATCAGTTTGTACGCCGACGGCCGCATCGCCGAAGCCGTCGAATCCGCGGACAGGTGGACGTTGAGCTTGCTCAACGCGGAGCAGAAATCCGTCGCCGATTGGCTTGCGGCTCCGGGGAGTCCCTTGCACGGACTATTGCGGCCAGTGCCGCACGTGCGCCCGCGGCCCGGAGCACCGGTGATCATTGACAAAGCACTTGCCTGGTTCGAGGTCGAGACGACGGCGATCCATCCGGCCGCCACGCACCTGCTCGTGGTTGGCGAAGTGCGGGCCATGGGGCGGACCGTGCCGCCGGACGCCGTCCGGCATCCGCTGCTGCGCTTCGACGGCCGGTACCGCCGACTGGACTAG
- a CDS encoding monovalent cation/H+ antiporter complex subunit F translates to MTAITTFALGVAAVVIIIAAALAVVRIARGPSILDRMIASDVLLASIMAALGVDMMYRHNTYALPMLIVLSLFAMVGSISVARYVTKRDAS, encoded by the coding sequence ATGACTGCGATCACCACGTTCGCGTTGGGCGTCGCGGCCGTCGTCATCATCATCGCAGCCGCACTGGCGGTCGTGCGGATAGCTCGTGGCCCGTCCATCCTCGACCGCATGATCGCTTCCGACGTCCTGCTTGCCAGTATCATGGCTGCGCTGGGCGTCGACATGATGTACCGACACAACACGTACGCGTTGCCGATGTTGATAGTGCTGTCGCTGTTCGCGATGGTCGGATCGATCAGCGTGGCCCGCTACGTGACGAAAAGGGACGCGTCGTGA
- the dcd gene encoding dCTP deaminase, which produces MTLLSDRDIRAEISAGRVNLEPFDEGLIQPSSIDVCLDRYFRLFDNHKYAVIDPADEQPELTRLVETEGNEPFVLHPGEFVLGATVEQVTLPDDVAARLEGKSSLGRLGLLTHSTAGFIDPGFTGHVTLELSNVATLPITLWPGMKIGQLCFFRLSSAAEKPYGSGAAGSRYQGQRGPTASRSFQSFYRADV; this is translated from the coding sequence GTGACGTTGCTTTCCGACCGCGATATCCGTGCCGAAATTTCAGCCGGACGGGTCAACCTCGAACCGTTTGACGAAGGACTCATCCAGCCGTCGAGTATTGACGTATGCCTTGATCGGTATTTTCGTCTGTTCGACAACCACAAATACGCAGTCATCGACCCTGCCGATGAGCAGCCCGAGCTGACTCGTCTCGTCGAAACGGAGGGCAATGAGCCGTTCGTTCTGCATCCCGGCGAATTCGTGCTGGGCGCGACCGTCGAGCAAGTGACGCTTCCGGACGACGTGGCGGCCCGTCTCGAGGGCAAGTCCAGCTTGGGCAGGCTGGGACTGCTCACCCACTCCACCGCAGGATTCATCGATCCGGGATTCACCGGCCATGTCACGCTCGAACTGTCCAATGTGGCGACCTTGCCAATCACATTGTGGCCGGGGATGAAAATTGGTCAGTTGTGCTTTTTCCGGCTGTCGTCCGCCGCTGAAAAGCCGTACGGCTCGGGCGCTGCAGGCTCCCGGTATCAAGGACAGCGCGGTCCGACGGCGTCACGGAGCTTTCAGAGCTTTTACCGGGCCGACGTGTGA
- a CDS encoding Na+/H+ antiporter subunit D, protein MNALTPLPVLLPLVAAGVTLVLGRFPRAQAAVSMTTLSAVLGISLALLAGTHFSGPHATAVGGWTAPFGIVLMVDRLSALMLVVSTIVTLSVLIYAVGQGNDSGDNDTPVSIFHPTYLIMTAGVSDAFIAGDLFNMYVGFEILLSASYVLLTLGGTESRVRAGVTYVVVSLVSSMIFLIAIGFVYGATGTVNIAQLALRLGALPTDVQMLLHVGLLVAFAIKAAVFPLSFWLPDSYPTAPAPVTAVFAGLLTKVGIYAIIRTETVMFPGATLSVPLMWLAGLTMLVGILGAIAQTDIKRLLSFTLVSHIGYMLFGVALGTRAGLAAAIYYVVHHITVQTTLFLVAGLIERRGGSTSLRRLGGLAKVSPILGVLFFIPAMNLAGIPPFSGFLGKLGLFRAGVADGSWLAYALIGAGVATSLLTLYAIGRVWNYAFWRDPVDAEEPDTRLVEDYRAASGAASSAGRHGDAAVDTDAGRRVETTVDTETRAVPHVMTGVTAAMVGVSVLLTVCAGPLYSISEAAATGVHAQSYVHTVLGGDGQ, encoded by the coding sequence ATGAACGCCCTCACCCCACTGCCGGTTCTCCTGCCGCTCGTCGCCGCCGGCGTGACTCTCGTGCTCGGCCGCTTCCCGCGCGCCCAGGCGGCCGTGAGCATGACGACGTTGTCCGCAGTCCTCGGCATCTCGCTGGCGCTGCTGGCCGGCACCCATTTCAGCGGCCCGCACGCCACGGCGGTCGGCGGCTGGACGGCTCCGTTCGGCATCGTGCTCATGGTCGACAGGCTCTCGGCGCTCATGCTCGTCGTGTCGACGATCGTCACGCTGAGCGTGCTGATTTACGCCGTCGGCCAAGGCAACGACTCGGGCGACAACGACACGCCCGTGTCGATCTTCCACCCGACGTATTTGATCATGACGGCCGGAGTGAGTGACGCCTTCATCGCCGGCGACCTGTTCAACATGTACGTCGGCTTCGAGATCCTGCTTTCGGCCAGCTATGTGCTGCTCACGCTCGGCGGCACCGAATCGCGCGTCCGGGCCGGCGTCACCTACGTCGTGGTCAGTCTTGTGTCGTCGATGATCTTCTTGATCGCCATCGGCTTCGTCTACGGCGCGACGGGCACCGTCAACATCGCCCAGCTGGCGCTCCGGCTCGGCGCCTTGCCCACGGACGTGCAAATGCTGCTGCACGTCGGCCTACTGGTGGCTTTCGCCATCAAGGCAGCGGTGTTCCCGCTCTCGTTTTGGCTGCCGGACTCCTATCCGACCGCTCCGGCGCCGGTCACGGCAGTGTTCGCCGGCCTGCTGACCAAGGTCGGCATTTATGCGATCATCCGCACCGAGACGGTGATGTTCCCCGGCGCCACCCTCAGCGTTCCGCTCATGTGGCTGGCCGGGCTGACAATGCTCGTCGGCATTTTGGGCGCAATCGCGCAAACCGACATCAAACGCCTCTTGTCGTTCACGCTCGTTTCGCATATCGGCTACATGCTCTTCGGCGTCGCGCTCGGCACACGCGCCGGCCTGGCCGCCGCAATCTACTACGTCGTGCACCACATCACCGTGCAAACGACACTGTTCCTGGTGGCCGGCCTGATCGAACGGCGCGGCGGTTCGACGTCGCTGCGGCGCCTGGGCGGGCTGGCAAAGGTTTCGCCGATCCTCGGCGTGCTGTTCTTCATCCCGGCCATGAACTTGGCCGGGATCCCGCCGTTCAGCGGATTCCTCGGCAAACTTGGGCTGTTCCGTGCCGGCGTGGCCGACGGCTCGTGGCTGGCCTATGCCCTGATCGGCGCCGGAGTGGCGACGTCGCTGCTCACGCTGTACGCGATCGGCCGCGTGTGGAACTACGCGTTTTGGCGCGATCCGGTCGACGCCGAGGAACCCGACACGCGTCTTGTCGAGGACTATCGCGCGGCAAGCGGCGCGGCAAGCAGCGCCGGCCGGCACGGCGACGCGGCCGTCGATACGGACGCCGGACGGCGTGTCGAGACGACCGTCGACACCGAAACACGCGCCGTCCCGCACGTCATGACCGGCGTGACCGCGGCAATGGTGGGCGTCAGCGTGCTGCTGACGGTCTGTGCCGGTCCGTTGTACTCGATCAGTGAAGCGGCGGCGACGGGCGTGCACGCACAGTCGTACGTGCACACTGTGCTGGGCGGTGACGGCCAGTGA
- a CDS encoding Na+/H+ antiporter subunit A, producing the protein MLTVIAVFAVASMLAPAAFRWIGRRAFYLLAVIPAAAFVHTAFYGHATPSGAARTQAYQWIPGLDLTLTFRMDALAWIMALLVTGVGALVLIYCAHYFHDHEEGLARFGAVLLAFAGVMYGLVVADDLIILFVFWEATTVFSYLLIGHTAAVKAARRAALQALVVTTAGGLAMLVGLIMLGSAAHTERLSGILADPPSGPVVTGAVILILVGVLSKSALIPFHFWLPAAMAAPTPVSAYLHAAAMVKAGIYLVARLAPGFAHTPGWQPLLLGLGIATMLVGGWRALRQTDLKLLLAYGTVSQLGFMTVMVGFGTRDAAMAGIALLIAHGLFKSTLFLVVGVIDHSAGNRDLRKLSGFGRRAPVLAIVGIVAAASMAGIPPLAGFVAKEGVYTSLLQAGGPTGYIALAGVWLGSALTVAYSARFVWGAFAVKPGVPHNEPALEHAGFVVVPVLLAAASIVAGPLAPAGNAAIAAYADTLGGSGHGYHLALWHGLGPALGLTALTLAAGLALHAGRRPIAGLQALLPSLVDANRGYRRIMAGIDKMAIGLTAKTQRGSLPAYLAVIFVVLVASLGAAAVDGGAEGIRAVHVRLWDNPAQAAIAIIMSFAAIVATRTTKRFASVVIVGATGYGMATLFAVQGAPDLALTQILIETITLVVFILVLRRLPARIGKAHGFGRRSVRAVIGAVTGIMVAGVGAIALTARSDPTISKQFAKLAKLGGHGDNIVNVTLVDIRAWDTFGEISVLVVAATGVASLIFLKQRTSNLERMGEVAKTGTFAERHRPVREGSEQRAWLLAGRTLDPRNRSIILEVVVRLIFHTAIVVSIFLLLSGHNAPGGGFAGGLVAGLALIVRYLAGGRYELAEAAPVPAGLLLGSGLALAGLTGAAGLVAGGDVLQSTWWEWDLPVLGHGEFVTSTMFDIGVYLVVVGLMLDILRSLGAEVDRQEETDDGYTPDHISEDDMYDRVREADDAETPSPLGRHTL; encoded by the coding sequence TTGCTCACTGTGATCGCCGTCTTCGCGGTGGCATCGATGCTTGCCCCGGCGGCGTTCCGGTGGATCGGCAGACGGGCTTTCTACCTCCTCGCCGTCATTCCGGCGGCCGCATTCGTCCATACCGCCTTCTACGGCCACGCCACACCGTCCGGTGCCGCGCGAACCCAGGCGTACCAGTGGATCCCCGGCTTGGATCTGACCCTGACCTTCCGCATGGACGCGCTGGCCTGGATCATGGCGCTGCTGGTGACCGGTGTCGGCGCACTGGTGCTGATCTACTGCGCGCACTACTTCCACGACCACGAAGAAGGGCTTGCCCGGTTCGGCGCGGTGCTGCTGGCATTCGCCGGCGTGATGTACGGGCTGGTCGTGGCCGACGACCTCATCATCCTGTTCGTGTTCTGGGAAGCGACGACTGTCTTTTCGTACCTGCTGATCGGGCACACCGCTGCCGTGAAAGCAGCCCGCCGCGCCGCCCTCCAGGCCCTCGTCGTCACCACGGCCGGCGGCCTGGCCATGCTCGTCGGCCTGATCATGCTCGGCTCCGCAGCACACACCGAACGCCTCTCGGGCATCCTCGCCGACCCGCCGTCCGGCCCCGTCGTCACCGGGGCCGTCATCCTCATCCTGGTGGGCGTCCTGAGCAAATCAGCTCTCATCCCGTTCCACTTCTGGCTGCCTGCCGCGATGGCCGCCCCGACCCCGGTCAGCGCCTATCTGCACGCGGCGGCCATGGTGAAGGCCGGTATCTACTTGGTGGCCCGGCTGGCGCCCGGGTTTGCGCACACGCCCGGATGGCAACCCCTCCTGCTCGGCCTGGGGATCGCCACCATGCTCGTCGGGGGATGGCGGGCGCTGCGACAAACCGACCTCAAACTCTTGCTGGCGTACGGCACCGTCAGCCAGCTGGGCTTCATGACGGTGATGGTCGGGTTCGGAACGCGGGACGCCGCGATGGCGGGCATTGCGCTGTTGATCGCGCACGGCCTTTTCAAATCCACGCTGTTCCTGGTGGTCGGCGTGATCGATCATTCGGCCGGCAATCGCGATCTACGGAAACTGTCCGGCTTCGGCCGCCGGGCGCCGGTCCTGGCAATAGTCGGCATCGTCGCGGCGGCCTCCATGGCCGGCATACCCCCGCTTGCCGGATTCGTTGCCAAGGAAGGCGTGTACACATCGCTGCTGCAGGCCGGCGGACCGACTGGCTACATCGCGCTCGCCGGAGTATGGCTCGGTTCAGCACTCACCGTCGCCTACAGCGCCCGCTTCGTGTGGGGCGCATTCGCCGTCAAGCCGGGCGTGCCCCACAACGAACCGGCCCTCGAACACGCCGGGTTCGTCGTCGTGCCGGTGCTATTGGCCGCCGCCTCGATCGTTGCGGGTCCGCTGGCACCGGCCGGCAATGCCGCGATTGCGGCGTACGCCGACACCCTCGGCGGCTCGGGCCACGGCTACCACTTGGCTCTCTGGCACGGGCTGGGGCCGGCGCTCGGGCTGACGGCACTCACGCTGGCGGCCGGGCTTGCCCTCCACGCCGGACGCCGTCCCATCGCCGGCCTGCAGGCACTCCTCCCGTCGCTGGTCGATGCCAACCGCGGATACCGGCGCATCATGGCGGGGATCGACAAAATGGCAATCGGGCTGACGGCCAAGACGCAGCGCGGGTCGCTGCCGGCCTACCTCGCAGTCATCTTCGTGGTGCTCGTCGCGTCGCTCGGCGCGGCCGCCGTCGACGGCGGCGCCGAGGGGATCCGGGCAGTCCACGTGCGGTTGTGGGACAACCCGGCGCAGGCCGCGATTGCGATCATCATGTCCTTTGCCGCAATCGTCGCCACCCGGACGACCAAACGGTTCGCCTCGGTGGTCATCGTCGGCGCGACGGGGTACGGCATGGCCACCTTGTTCGCCGTCCAAGGGGCCCCCGATCTGGCGTTGACGCAAATTCTCATCGAGACGATCACTCTGGTCGTGTTCATCCTGGTGCTGCGCCGGCTTCCGGCCAGGATCGGCAAAGCGCACGGCTTCGGACGACGGAGCGTACGGGCCGTCATCGGCGCCGTCACCGGCATCATGGTGGCGGGCGTCGGCGCGATCGCCCTGACCGCCCGCAGCGACCCGACAATCTCGAAACAGTTCGCCAAGCTCGCCAAACTAGGCGGCCACGGCGACAACATCGTCAACGTCACCCTCGTCGACATCCGTGCGTGGGACACGTTCGGTGAGATCTCCGTGCTGGTCGTGGCGGCGACCGGCGTGGCGAGCCTCATCTTCTTGAAACAACGCACCTCGAATCTCGAGCGGATGGGCGAAGTCGCCAAGACCGGCACGTTCGCCGAGCGACACCGGCCGGTCCGGGAAGGAAGCGAGCAACGGGCGTGGTTGTTGGCCGGTCGCACCCTGGATCCGCGAAACCGGTCGATCATCTTGGAAGTCGTGGTCCGGCTGATCTTTCACACGGCGATCGTCGTGTCGATCTTCCTGCTGCTGTCCGGTCACAACGCGCCGGGCGGAGGGTTCGCCGGAGGCCTCGTCGCCGGGCTTGCCCTCATCGTGCGGTATCTGGCGGGCGGCCGCTATGAACTTGCCGAGGCCGCCCCGGTCCCGGCCGGCCTGCTGCTCGGCTCGGGGCTGGCTCTGGCCGGGCTGACCGGCGCGGCCGGGCTGGTGGCCGGAGGCGACGTGCTGCAGTCGACCTGGTGGGAATGGGACTTGCCGGTTCTCGGGCACGGCGAGTTCGTCACCTCCACCATGTTCGACATCGGCGTGTACTTGGTGGTCGTCGGACTGATGCTCGACATTCTGCGGTCCCTGGGCGCGGAAGTCGACAGGCAGGAAGAGACCGACGACGGGTACACGCCCGATCACATCAGCGAAGACGACATGTACGACCGGGTGCGCGAAGCGGACGACGCCGAAACCCCGTCGCCGCTCGGGAGGCACACACTATGA
- a CDS encoding Na+/H+ antiporter subunit E: protein MTGRRTITISLWKQLPLVVWLVVLWVLLWDELTVVTVVSGVVVAAGVIRAFYLPAIELSGRFNIYWAAVFAVRFIVDVITASVHVAWQAVDLRHTPRSSLIAVDLHTRSDIVLTLTGEAVSLVPGSLVVEVDRPRTVLYLHVLGTKTLDDVEKFRGDVLKVEERIVRALGSAEDIRRINRSRVRDGRSPIHRTRWQLRYEQRIEEHSARMHERRDRERKES, encoded by the coding sequence GTGACCGGGCGCCGGACCATCACCATCTCCCTGTGGAAACAGCTGCCCCTGGTCGTGTGGCTCGTGGTGCTGTGGGTGTTGTTGTGGGATGAGCTGACGGTCGTGACCGTCGTCAGCGGGGTCGTGGTGGCGGCCGGAGTCATCCGTGCGTTTTACCTGCCGGCCATCGAATTGTCCGGGCGGTTCAATATCTATTGGGCGGCGGTGTTCGCCGTTCGGTTCATCGTCGACGTCATCACGGCATCGGTGCACGTGGCGTGGCAGGCGGTCGACCTGCGCCACACGCCGCGCAGCTCCCTGATCGCCGTCGACCTGCATACCCGATCCGATATCGTGCTGACCTTGACCGGTGAGGCCGTCTCGCTGGTGCCCGGTTCGCTGGTCGTCGAGGTCGACAGGCCGCGCACCGTGCTGTACCTGCACGTGCTGGGCACCAAGACGCTGGACGACGTGGAGAAATTCCGCGGCGACGTCCTCAAGGTGGAAGAGCGCATAGTCCGCGCCCTCGGGTCGGCCGAAGACATTCGCCGGATCAACCGGTCCCGCGTGCGCGACGGCCGCTCACCCATCCACCGGACCCGGTGGCAATTGAGGTACGAGCAGCGCATCGAGGAACATTCCGCGCGCATGCACGAACGGCGCGACCGAGAAAGGAAGGAATCATGA
- the mnhG gene encoding monovalent cation/H(+) antiporter subunit G gives MTEIRDLISALLLVVGSIMSLSAAIGLLRFPDVLSRMHAATKPQVFGLMCVLLAIALQFPGWATISTLVVVILFQMLTAPVSAHMVGRAAYRTKYVRRDTLLVDELAGAIAKAERRQDDDSASPTPRPGTPSDPKREDHESS, from the coding sequence GTGACCGAGATCCGAGACCTCATCAGCGCCCTGCTCCTCGTTGTCGGTAGCATCATGTCGTTGTCGGCGGCCATCGGGCTCTTACGGTTCCCGGACGTGCTTTCGCGCATGCATGCCGCGACGAAGCCTCAAGTCTTCGGGCTCATGTGCGTGCTGCTGGCCATTGCGCTGCAATTCCCCGGCTGGGCAACCATCAGCACGCTGGTGGTCGTGATCTTGTTCCAAATGCTCACGGCGCCCGTATCGGCACACATGGTCGGGCGGGCCGCCTATCGCACCAAGTACGTGCGCCGCGATACGCTCCTAGTCGACGAACTTGCCGGCGCGATCGCCAAGGCCGAGCGCAGGCAGGACGACGACTCAGCGTCCCCGACCCCTCGCCCCGGCACCCCATCGGATCCGAAACGAGAAGATCATGAGAGCAGCTGA